A single Nitrosospira multiformis ATCC 25196 DNA region contains:
- the eno gene encoding phosphopyruvate hydratase, which translates to MSAIVDVIAREILDSRGNPTVEADVLLESGVLGRAAVPSGASVGTREAVELRDEDAQRYFGKGVLKAVENVNTEISEAIMGLDAMDQAFIDRTLIDLDGSGNKSRLGANAILSVSLAVAKAAAEECGLPLYRYVGGAGSMSMPVPMMNVINGGAHANNNIDMQEFVIIPLGAQSFREALRCGAEVFHTLKGLLDKRGMHTAVGDEGGFAPDLPNNEAALQLIVEAIENAGYLPGPDVAIGLDCAASEFYRDGKYHLESDGLALDSTQFADYLATWIDKYPIISIEDGMSEHDWDGWKLLTSRLGKSVQLVGDDIFVTNASILKEGVSQGIANSILIKLNQIGTLTEALYAIESAKRAGYTAVVSHRSGETEDTTIADIAVASNALQIKTGSLSRSDRLAKYNQLLRIEEDLGDTASYPGRGAFYQLK; encoded by the coding sequence ATGAGTGCAATTGTAGATGTCATCGCCCGCGAAATTCTTGACTCGCGCGGAAACCCAACCGTGGAAGCGGATGTTTTGCTTGAATCCGGAGTATTGGGCCGGGCGGCTGTTCCTTCCGGGGCATCGGTTGGCACCCGGGAGGCTGTCGAATTGCGCGATGAGGACGCTCAGCGCTATTTCGGTAAAGGCGTACTGAAGGCGGTGGAAAATGTGAACACCGAAATTTCAGAAGCAATCATGGGACTGGATGCAATGGACCAGGCATTTATCGACCGCACACTGATCGATCTCGATGGCAGCGGCAATAAATCAAGGCTCGGCGCCAACGCGATTCTTTCCGTATCGCTTGCGGTGGCCAAGGCGGCGGCGGAAGAATGCGGACTCCCGCTGTACCGGTATGTCGGGGGAGCGGGATCGATGTCCATGCCTGTTCCCATGATGAACGTCATCAATGGCGGGGCCCATGCCAATAACAATATTGACATGCAGGAGTTCGTAATCATTCCTCTGGGCGCCCAGAGTTTTCGCGAAGCTCTGCGTTGCGGCGCGGAAGTATTTCATACCTTGAAAGGCTTGCTCGACAAGAGAGGCATGCATACCGCGGTGGGTGACGAAGGCGGCTTTGCACCCGATCTGCCCAATAATGAGGCAGCATTGCAACTGATCGTGGAAGCGATAGAGAACGCGGGCTATCTTCCGGGACCGGATGTCGCCATTGGGCTGGATTGCGCTGCTTCGGAGTTTTACCGTGACGGCAAATACCATCTGGAGTCGGATGGCCTGGCGCTCGATTCGACCCAGTTTGCCGATTATCTTGCCACCTGGATCGACAAATATCCCATTATCAGCATTGAGGACGGGATGAGCGAACATGACTGGGATGGCTGGAAACTGCTCACCAGCAGACTTGGGAAATCCGTGCAACTGGTGGGCGACGATATTTTTGTTACAAACGCGAGCATTCTGAAAGAAGGGGTCTCCCAGGGCATCGCAAATTCCATATTGATCAAGCTCAATCAGATCGGGACGCTTACCGAAGCGCTTTATGCGATTGAAAGTGCAAAGCGTGCCGGCTATACAGCAGTGGTCTCGCACCGTTCGGGTGAAACCGAAGATACCACGATCGCGGACATCGCAGTGGCAAGCAATGCATTGCAGATCAAGACCGGTTCGCTTTCCCGTTCCGACCGGCTTGCAAAATACAATCAACTCCTGCGCATCGAGGAAGATCTGGGCGACACCGCCAGTTATCCCGGTCGTGGTGCCTTCTACCAGTTGAAATAA
- the ftsB gene encoding cell division protein FtsB gives MEGILGEAEVKVLTLILVALIVLLQYPLWLGKGSWLKVWEVDQQLATQYETNEKLKTRNSALDAEVRDLKQGYDAVEERARNELGMIKEGEIFFRTVNDKND, from the coding sequence ATGGAAGGAATCCTGGGAGAAGCCGAAGTGAAAGTATTGACTCTTATACTCGTGGCATTAATTGTTCTGCTGCAATATCCGCTATGGCTGGGTAAGGGTAGCTGGTTGAAAGTATGGGAGGTCGATCAGCAGCTTGCAACCCAGTATGAAACCAACGAAAAACTCAAGACTCGCAATTCCGCGCTGGATGCGGAAGTGCGGGACCTCAAGCAGGGATATGACGCTGTCGAAGAGCGCGCGCGCAATGAACTCGGGATGATCAAGGAGGGTGAGATTTTTTTCCGTACGGTGAACGATAAAAATGATTAG
- a CDS encoding metal ABC transporter permease, which translates to MIEFLLEPLEYEFFWHGLLATLMVGASCGLIGALVILRGMSYVGHGLSHAAFGGAVVGFILNLNFYAGAGAMGLLAVLLINRITRSGTIKLDAAIGIVTNAMFALGVAIISQVRAFSQSFEAALFGNILGITEGDLLLIGFVSLSTLTTMFLMYRPLLFSTFDQEAARVFGIRTASVQLIFSLLLTLIIIASMNVVGVTMIAATLITPAATARLMTDCFSRMLIYALIIGGTTGVAGMYLSYIFNTASGATIVLFGASLYCLSWLINFLHDRYILQNHLDGKSDFVQTPQHQSVERNEGGL; encoded by the coding sequence GTGATCGAATTTCTTCTTGAGCCGCTGGAGTATGAATTTTTCTGGCATGGTCTGCTGGCGACACTGATGGTGGGGGCTTCCTGCGGCTTGATTGGAGCGCTGGTGATACTGCGCGGGATGAGCTACGTGGGTCACGGACTATCCCATGCAGCGTTCGGCGGAGCAGTGGTTGGATTCATATTGAATCTCAATTTTTATGCCGGTGCAGGGGCAATGGGCTTGCTTGCGGTGCTATTGATCAATAGGATTACCAGGAGCGGCACGATCAAGCTGGATGCAGCCATCGGCATCGTCACGAATGCCATGTTCGCGCTGGGCGTCGCCATCATCAGCCAGGTGCGCGCCTTCAGCCAGAGTTTCGAAGCAGCCCTGTTCGGAAATATCCTTGGAATCACGGAAGGAGATCTGCTGCTCATCGGGTTCGTTTCCCTATCCACCTTGACGACGATGTTCTTGATGTACCGGCCGCTACTCTTCTCTACTTTCGATCAGGAAGCGGCGCGAGTGTTCGGCATCAGGACAGCCAGCGTTCAACTGATATTCTCGCTGCTCCTCACGCTAATCATCATTGCTTCCATGAACGTCGTAGGCGTCACCATGATCGCTGCCACCCTCATCACCCCCGCAGCTACGGCCCGCCTCATGACTGACTGCTTCAGCCGCATGCTGATCTATGCATTGATCATCGGTGGGACAACGGGAGTCGCGGGTATGTATCTGAGCTACATTTTCAATACCGCGTCGGGGGCAACCATCGTTTTATTTGGGGCTTCGTTATACTGTCTGAGCTGGCTTATCAACTTCCTTCATGACAGATATATTCTGCAGAATCATCTTGATGGAAAATCCGATTTCGTTCAAACGCCACAGCATCAAAGTGTTGAACGAAACGAGGGTGGACTTTAA
- a CDS encoding metal ABC transporter ATP-binding protein — MSTRAISSTESHVHPAAVSLIDVTAGYGPHIVFKRLSLKIDKGQFAGIVGPTACGKTTLLKTILGTQSPLSGTVLLDGQALNDIPRGIIGYVPQLGSVDWRFPVTVEEVILMGFYTGKRIWPWPSVEERERVHDLAHRLGIYRCLRQQISNTSGGQRQRAFLARALVNNPALLVLDEPTTGVDIKAQHEVLHLLGDINSEGITILLTTHDLNAVASHLPWVICFRNGLIAQGRPRDIFTNDILTRTYGGDITIVRHEDYFLIATGTPIHFSDSDP; from the coding sequence ATGTCGACACGAGCAATATCAAGTACTGAGTCGCACGTACATCCCGCAGCAGTCAGCCTGATCGATGTGACGGCAGGCTACGGACCTCATATCGTCTTCAAGCGCCTGTCATTGAAAATCGACAAAGGTCAATTCGCAGGAATCGTGGGCCCCACCGCCTGCGGCAAAACGACGCTGCTTAAAACCATTCTGGGCACGCAATCGCCCCTTTCCGGCACCGTGCTCCTGGATGGGCAGGCATTGAACGACATTCCGCGCGGCATCATCGGCTATGTGCCGCAATTGGGAAGCGTGGATTGGCGTTTTCCCGTTACCGTGGAAGAGGTCATCCTGATGGGCTTCTATACAGGAAAGCGGATATGGCCCTGGCCAAGCGTGGAAGAGCGGGAGCGTGTCCACGATCTGGCACACAGGCTGGGGATTTACCGCTGCCTGCGCCAGCAGATATCCAATACTTCGGGAGGGCAGCGCCAGCGCGCATTTCTCGCCCGAGCCCTGGTCAACAACCCGGCGCTGCTGGTGCTGGATGAGCCTACCACAGGAGTCGATATCAAGGCTCAACATGAAGTGCTCCATCTGCTGGGGGATATCAATAGCGAAGGTATTACCATTTTGCTCACCACGCATGACCTTAACGCCGTTGCTTCACACCTGCCCTGGGTAATATGTTTCAGGAACGGCCTGATAGCGCAGGGAAGGCCTCGCGACATCTTTACCAATGACATTCTGACCAGGACATACGGGGGCGATATCACTATAGTGAGGCATGAAGATTATTTCCTGATTGCCACTGGTACACCCATTCACTTTTCAGACAGCGACCCGTGA
- a CDS encoding metal ABC transporter substrate-binding protein: protein MKPLSGFPYIIVNGLMVSFISTLKPDRSSAKARHHFSSTKKTAVQLRQIALPFLLLLLVQPPPSHAGNAAKRLFIVTTVAPITNIVRNVSGDYANVTGIVPDGTDSHTFEPVPADAKLLETADIIIANGLDLELPTLKLAEKITKGRVRILELGNRILRKEDWQYDFSFPRERGHPNPHLWPNIALAMRYVEVVQDELIALDPVHKEGYMANASMYLGKLRNLDKATFACVKTIPEKNRKLVTYHDSFAYFAPRYGMKIIAAVQPSDFSEPGPREVIRIIKQIRNENVPAIFGSEVFPSKIMEQIARETGVKFIDQLSDDALPPPPENSFIGMMANNMRIMTAALGGNPGCMADVDTSNIKY from the coding sequence GTGAAGCCTTTGTCAGGATTCCCCTACATCATCGTAAATGGATTGATGGTAAGCTTCATAAGCACCTTAAAGCCTGATCGATCTTCAGCCAAAGCGCGACACCATTTCTCATCGACAAAAAAAACAGCCGTGCAGCTTCGTCAGATTGCCCTTCCATTTCTACTGCTTCTGTTAGTGCAACCGCCACCTTCCCATGCCGGAAATGCGGCCAAAAGGCTCTTTATCGTCACAACCGTGGCGCCCATCACGAATATCGTCCGCAATGTGAGCGGGGATTATGCAAATGTGACTGGAATTGTTCCCGATGGAACCGATTCTCACACCTTCGAGCCGGTTCCCGCAGATGCAAAGCTGCTGGAAACGGCCGATATCATTATTGCCAATGGCCTCGATCTCGAGTTGCCCACCCTGAAGCTGGCGGAAAAGATCACGAAAGGAAGAGTACGGATTCTCGAGCTGGGAAACCGTATCTTGCGCAAGGAGGATTGGCAGTATGATTTCAGCTTTCCCCGCGAGCGTGGCCATCCCAATCCTCATCTCTGGCCCAATATCGCGCTGGCAATGCGTTATGTCGAAGTCGTGCAGGACGAGCTCATCGCGCTCGATCCCGTACACAAGGAAGGATACATGGCAAATGCATCGATGTATCTGGGCAAGCTGCGTAACCTGGATAAGGCAACCTTTGCTTGCGTAAAGACCATTCCGGAGAAAAATCGCAAGCTCGTGACTTATCATGACTCCTTTGCGTACTTCGCTCCCCGGTATGGGATGAAGATCATTGCGGCGGTTCAACCCTCCGATTTTTCGGAACCCGGACCACGAGAGGTAATCCGCATCATAAAGCAGATCAGAAACGAGAATGTACCTGCTATTTTTGGCTCGGAAGTTTTCCCCAGCAAGATCATGGAGCAGATCGCCCGCGAGACGGGCGTCAAGTTCATAGATCAGCTTTCCGATGATGCGCTGCCCCCACCTCCGGAAAACTCTTTCATCGGCATGATGGCGAACAACATGAGGATAATGACGGCAGCACTCGGCGGGAATCCGGGCTGCATGGCAGATGTCGACACGAGCAATATCAAGTACTGA
- a CDS encoding TonB-dependent receptor: MGYEYRSERAIRDNCRTYSARSVCHVVLSIEAVLAGMMVPWCSNAAGILTLNEVEVRADARNLIGTADSANEGTVLKRQLDERTVYRPGELLETVPGLIVTQHSGEGKANQYFARGFNLDHGTDLRITVDGMLVNQRSHGHGQGWADMNFIIPELAGGLRYQKGPYYADLGDFSSAGAVSMSYVDKLPRGIANYGVGQQGFIRGLLAKSYEAGNGNFLYAFELLTKDGPWINKENYKKFNAVLRYSQNTGNTRFNITAMGYGGNWNATDQIPQRAVTWGLIPRLGAIDPSDGGESHRFSLSAALQHTSNHGVTRANLYTIHSNLALFSNFTYFLDDPINGDQFSQTDKRFQSAFNLNHTWVTGLAGFAFENLAGIQVQSDVIDNGLLSTQQRRVLSVTRKDHVLENSVGLYYQNSVQWLEKFRSVAGVRSDFYWFDINSNIDANSGREYDSITNPKLSLIFGPWAKTEYYFNYGSGFHSNDARGVTTTVDPKSREPVSRVHPLVRSTGYEAGLRTAIIPGLQASITFFQLDLASELLFVGDAGTTEASRPSRRKGFELSAFYMPNNWLMMDLDYALADARFTDWDPAGNHIPGAVKGVGKFAVAVDNLGPLFGSMQIRYFGKRPQVEDNSIQSGNTVTVNGQIGIKIDKKFRVMLQVFNLFNTKAHAIDYYYTSRLPNEPDAGIADRHFHPIESRSFRINLVGNF, encoded by the coding sequence GTGGGATATGAATATCGATCAGAGCGCGCTATCAGAGACAATTGCCGCACTTATTCGGCTCGATCGGTTTGCCATGTTGTTCTTTCGATTGAAGCGGTACTTGCGGGAATGATGGTGCCGTGGTGCAGCAACGCAGCAGGGATCCTGACCCTGAATGAAGTGGAAGTCCGGGCTGATGCCAGAAATCTCATCGGGACTGCCGATTCGGCAAACGAGGGCACTGTACTCAAGCGCCAGCTTGATGAGCGGACGGTTTATCGACCGGGGGAATTGCTCGAAACCGTTCCCGGCCTTATCGTCACCCAGCATAGTGGGGAAGGCAAGGCTAATCAGTACTTTGCGCGTGGTTTCAATCTCGATCATGGAACCGATCTGAGGATAACCGTGGATGGCATGCTGGTAAACCAACGTTCCCACGGTCACGGACAGGGCTGGGCCGACATGAATTTCATCATTCCCGAACTGGCCGGTGGATTGCGATATCAAAAGGGCCCTTATTATGCTGATCTGGGCGATTTCTCCTCGGCAGGTGCGGTCAGTATGAGTTATGTCGATAAGCTGCCGCGTGGCATTGCCAACTACGGAGTAGGCCAGCAGGGCTTCATACGTGGATTATTGGCAAAATCTTATGAGGCGGGCAACGGCAATTTTTTATATGCTTTTGAACTGCTGACCAAGGATGGCCCCTGGATTAACAAAGAGAATTACAAGAAATTCAACGCTGTATTGCGCTACAGTCAAAATACGGGCAACACCCGATTCAATATCACCGCAATGGGTTATGGTGGAAACTGGAATGCGACCGATCAGATACCACAACGCGCAGTAACGTGGGGTCTGATTCCTCGCCTGGGCGCAATTGACCCGAGCGACGGGGGAGAATCCCATCGCTTCAGTTTATCGGCGGCCTTGCAACACACGAGCAATCATGGAGTGACGAGAGCAAATCTCTATACTATCCATAGCAATCTCGCATTGTTTTCCAATTTTACCTATTTCCTCGACGATCCCATCAATGGTGATCAGTTTTCCCAAACCGACAAACGCTTCCAGTCTGCCTTCAACCTGAATCATACGTGGGTAACCGGTTTGGCAGGGTTCGCATTCGAAAATCTGGCGGGCATCCAGGTCCAGAGCGATGTTATAGATAATGGCCTGCTAAGCACGCAGCAGCGCCGGGTATTGTCGGTTACGCGTAAAGACCATGTGCTCGAAAACAGTGTGGGTCTCTATTACCAAAACAGCGTTCAATGGCTGGAAAAATTTCGCAGCGTGGCGGGAGTGCGTAGCGACTTTTACTGGTTTGATATCAATAGCAATATTGACGCCAATTCCGGCAGGGAATACGACAGCATCACGAATCCCAAGCTCAGCCTGATTTTTGGCCCATGGGCGAAGACGGAGTATTACTTCAACTACGGCAGCGGGTTCCATAGCAACGATGCGCGAGGTGTGACGACAACCGTGGATCCTAAATCCCGAGAACCTGTAAGCAGAGTCCATCCACTCGTCCGCTCTACGGGGTATGAGGCGGGACTACGCACAGCCATCATCCCCGGACTGCAGGCGTCGATCACATTTTTTCAACTGGATCTGGCCTCCGAGCTGTTATTCGTGGGGGATGCCGGCACGACCGAGGCAAGCCGTCCCAGTCGACGCAAGGGGTTCGAGCTTTCGGCATTCTATATGCCCAATAACTGGCTAATGATGGATTTGGATTATGCGTTGGCCGATGCCAGGTTTACCGATTGGGATCCGGCAGGCAATCACATTCCCGGCGCAGTCAAAGGGGTGGGGAAATTTGCTGTTGCCGTGGACAATCTGGGTCCTCTCTTTGGCAGCATGCAGATCCGTTATTTTGGAAAACGACCGCAGGTGGAGGATAACAGCATTCAGTCGGGCAATACCGTCACAGTCAATGGGCAGATCGGGATAAAGATCGATAAGAAATTCCGCGTAATGCTACAGGTATTCAATCTATTCAATACCAAGGCTCACGCGATTGATTACTACTATACCTCCCGACTTCCCAATGAGCCCGATGCCGGTATTGCCGACAGGCACTTTCATCCTATCGAAAGCCGTTCTTTCCGGATCAATCTGGTCGGGAATTTTTAA
- the nikR gene encoding nickel-responsive transcriptional regulator NikR, whose product MERLTISLNDQLAKQFESAMHKLGYFNRSEAVRDLIRNMIETARQEEQVDGYCIATLSYIYNHHERELARCVTSTQHNHHNLTLSTMHVHMDHDNCLEVTILRGTIKSVKNFANLVTATPGVRHGKLHLLPIEIVQEHDFHESEPHVHSSPLT is encoded by the coding sequence ATGGAACGTCTTACCATCTCACTGAATGATCAGCTTGCCAAGCAGTTCGAATCCGCAATGCACAAGCTGGGCTACTTCAACCGGTCCGAAGCCGTTCGCGATTTGATACGAAACATGATTGAAACCGCGCGCCAGGAAGAACAGGTTGATGGATACTGTATCGCAACGCTCAGCTATATCTATAATCACCACGAACGTGAGCTGGCGCGCTGTGTTACTTCAACACAGCACAATCATCACAACCTTACCCTCTCCACCATGCACGTGCATATGGATCATGATAATTGTCTGGAAGTGACCATTCTGAGGGGTACGATCAAGAGTGTGAAAAATTTTGCCAACCTCGTTACCGCCACACCGGGAGTGCGGCATGGCAAGTTGCATCTTCTACCAATAGAAATCGTGCAGGAGCATGATTTTCATGAATCCGAGCCGCATGTTCATAGCAGTCCTCTTACCTGA
- a CDS encoding response regulator transcription factor: MIIKTFLADDHRLFRDGLRRILAETTDIVVVGEATDGLDALKKMRLGGWDVGLLDVSMPGMNGLEVLQRIMDDDPKHRILMLSTYHEDEYAIRAIRAGTSAYLTKNSPTDLLISVIRRLAHGGRYIDPKLAEKLLFDLGPSSTMPRHSALSNRELDVLKLIAVGISLTEISQKLKLSAKTISTYRARVLEKMGMQNNAQLIRYVAEHKLLE; this comes from the coding sequence TTGATCATCAAGACCTTTCTGGCTGACGATCATCGGCTTTTTCGTGATGGTTTGCGACGCATTCTTGCCGAAACAACAGATATCGTAGTCGTAGGCGAGGCTACGGATGGACTCGATGCTTTGAAAAAAATGCGCCTCGGGGGATGGGATGTGGGGTTGCTTGACGTCAGCATGCCTGGAATGAACGGGCTCGAGGTGCTACAACGGATCATGGACGACGATCCAAAGCATCGCATACTGATGCTCAGCACCTACCATGAAGACGAGTATGCCATTCGTGCGATACGCGCCGGTACTTCAGCCTATCTGACAAAAAATAGCCCGACTGACCTGTTGATATCGGTAATTCGCCGACTGGCGCATGGGGGAAGATACATAGATCCGAAACTGGCCGAGAAACTTCTGTTCGACCTGGGTCCCTCTTCCACCATGCCACGCCACTCCGCCCTTTCCAACCGCGAACTCGATGTTCTCAAGCTCATCGCAGTCGGAATATCCCTGACCGAAATCTCCCAGAAGCTGAAACTGAGTGCGAAAACGATCAGTACCTATCGTGCGCGCGTCCTCGAAAAAATGGGCATGCAGAACAACGCGCAACTGATCCGCTACGTGGCGGAGCATAAGCTGCTCGAATAG
- a CDS encoding ATP-binding protein, which yields MRIGFFTNFSLASILFVLTVLIFLSSRALNTLDEVTEAERQKHRSLQLANELFRSSEDLTRMARTYAVTGDPAYEHSFFEILDIRNGIRPRPQDYPIAYAHLENTHPPGARENTISLMELMRREGFSEGELDLLRQSQENSDNLVRLEKQAFAAVKGLCEDQQGNFNVPCPSRRNFAIDLLFGKRYETEKIRIMAPINQFMLELDTRTRNKLSNLQLKFEQQILLILVVLCFALFFATLATFYTRRNILLPLDYLRRQVSGIAQGNYSTRCAISTRNEIAELGAGFNSMAEAIEHEIIKLRQVEESLRERLKEINCFYSIRRGMESSSLEEVCDTIATELIAAMQFPHLAGVKIEMDGKELVSDPYHGNHVHELQKQITVHGEIRGWIKLFYRGDRFFLLPEEQNLIDVIGDDLGRWLEHQQTEARVLVEQELRVRDAAIREFAAHLERMREEDRKYIAREIHDELGQLLAALHLEISLLRSAKDHGSERLETIRHNMAELVEKAGQSVHNVAEHLRPASLGLGIESALTKLTSEFKKHTGIYCDLRLPEEPVNLDEDQTVAIFRIVQESLTNVTRHSGANRVEIRLFREKDEVIVEICDNGRGFDPESAKKGKSFGLVGMRERAAALRGYIAITSGPGQGALVRVSIPLRRNEHFDCTASGITNSPSLLHSIVAEYRALPVSSQNNGISVS from the coding sequence ATGAGAATCGGTTTTTTCACGAATTTCTCTCTCGCCTCCATCCTATTCGTGCTCACCGTGCTCATATTTCTTTCTTCTCGGGCGTTAAACACGCTCGATGAGGTTACCGAGGCTGAACGTCAGAAGCACCGATCGCTACAACTGGCAAATGAGCTGTTTCGCAGTTCCGAGGATTTGACCAGGATGGCTCGCACCTATGCAGTAACAGGTGATCCTGCCTATGAGCATAGCTTTTTTGAAATACTCGATATCCGGAATGGCATAAGGCCGCGGCCTCAGGATTATCCGATTGCCTATGCTCATCTGGAAAATACCCACCCCCCCGGTGCAAGGGAAAATACGATTTCTCTCATGGAATTGATGCGCCGCGAAGGTTTCAGTGAAGGGGAACTGGATCTGCTGCGGCAGTCGCAGGAAAATTCGGACAACCTCGTCAGGCTGGAAAAGCAGGCATTCGCCGCCGTAAAAGGACTATGTGAAGATCAACAGGGGAATTTCAATGTGCCTTGCCCCTCCCGGCGCAATTTTGCGATCGATCTTTTGTTTGGCAAGCGTTATGAGACTGAGAAAATCAGAATCATGGCACCCATCAACCAGTTCATGCTCGAACTCGACACACGCACCCGGAATAAACTCAGTAATCTGCAGCTCAAGTTCGAGCAACAAATCCTGCTGATACTGGTTGTACTATGCTTTGCGCTGTTCTTTGCGACTCTTGCCACTTTTTATACACGCCGCAACATTCTGCTTCCCCTCGATTACCTCAGACGCCAGGTAAGCGGTATTGCACAAGGCAATTATTCGACTCGTTGTGCTATTTCCACCCGCAATGAAATCGCCGAGCTGGGAGCAGGTTTCAATTCCATGGCAGAAGCCATTGAACATGAAATTATCAAACTTAGACAAGTCGAAGAATCGCTGCGCGAACGGCTGAAGGAAATTAACTGCTTTTATTCGATCCGGCGAGGCATGGAGTCCTCATCGCTGGAAGAAGTATGCGACACAATCGCGACCGAACTCATCGCAGCAATGCAGTTTCCACATCTCGCCGGTGTCAAAATCGAAATGGATGGCAAGGAACTTGTATCCGATCCATACCACGGAAATCATGTACATGAATTGCAAAAACAGATCACCGTTCACGGTGAGATACGTGGCTGGATAAAACTGTTTTATCGCGGGGACCGGTTCTTTCTGCTGCCAGAGGAGCAGAATCTGATCGATGTAATCGGAGACGACCTGGGACGATGGCTGGAACACCAGCAGACCGAGGCACGGGTTCTGGTGGAGCAGGAACTCCGGGTGCGTGACGCAGCGATACGGGAATTTGCCGCCCACCTCGAGCGAATGCGGGAAGAAGATCGCAAATATATTGCACGGGAGATCCATGATGAGCTCGGCCAGCTTCTGGCGGCGCTGCACCTGGAAATCTCGTTGCTAAGAAGCGCGAAAGATCATGGCAGCGAACGGCTTGAAACCATCAGACACAACATGGCCGAACTCGTCGAGAAAGCGGGCCAGAGCGTGCACAATGTGGCGGAACATTTACGTCCTGCTTCACTGGGACTGGGAATCGAATCGGCCCTTACAAAACTGACCAGCGAGTTCAAAAAACATACCGGCATCTATTGTGACCTGCGACTACCCGAGGAACCGGTGAACCTGGACGAAGACCAGACTGTTGCAATATTCCGTATCGTCCAGGAGTCACTGACAAACGTGACGCGGCACTCAGGGGCGAACCGTGTGGAAATCCGGTTATTCCGGGAAAAGGACGAAGTCATTGTCGAAATTTGCGACAATGGCAGAGGATTCGATCCCGAGAGTGCGAAAAAAGGAAAGTCATTTGGATTGGTTGGAATGCGAGAACGGGCCGCAGCACTCCGGGGTTATATCGCTATCACAAGTGGGCCAGGTCAAGGTGCGTTGGTTCGTGTATCAATTCCGCTGAGGCGAAACGAGCATTTTGATTGCACTGCCTCTGGCATTACAAATAGCCCATCCCTCCTTCATTCCATTGTTGCGGAGTACCGCGCGCTGCCCGTATCTTCACAAAATAATGGAATATCCGTTTCATGA
- a CDS encoding urease accessory protein UreD codes for MASDSPLRAHLRLKFAESSGITRMVERDHHGPLLVQKPLYPEGYEVCQAVVIHPPGGVVAGDELGIRVHVGPSAHAQITSPGATKWYKSKGRTARQHVYLHAEAGGVLEWMPQETIFFNNARVMLHHEVELEKDSVYMSCEILCFGRTAFGESFDSGEIKQHTSIRQEGKLVWFEKLRLEGGSKAMNGRLALAGRAVCATFIMSGKPLPAQAIDLVREEAVRIGGESGQVGITQLKSLLVARFLGDSSEVARHVMLCIWRAVRPITLGRPAIVPRSWNT; via the coding sequence ATGGCTTCAGATTCTCCATTGAGAGCTCATTTGCGGTTGAAGTTTGCGGAGAGTTCCGGCATCACCCGCATGGTGGAGCGAGATCATCATGGCCCCTTGTTGGTGCAGAAACCTCTCTATCCGGAGGGTTATGAGGTATGCCAAGCTGTTGTCATACACCCGCCGGGAGGCGTGGTCGCAGGGGATGAATTGGGAATACGAGTACATGTCGGTCCATCCGCTCATGCTCAGATAACTTCTCCCGGCGCAACAAAATGGTACAAATCCAAAGGTCGGACCGCACGCCAGCACGTTTACCTGCATGCGGAAGCAGGCGGTGTACTGGAGTGGATGCCGCAGGAAACGATTTTTTTCAATAATGCAAGAGTGATGCTCCATCACGAGGTCGAGCTGGAGAAAGATTCGGTTTACATGAGTTGCGAGATTCTATGCTTTGGTCGTACGGCATTCGGAGAATCGTTCGATAGCGGTGAGATAAAACAGCATACGAGTATCCGCCAGGAGGGAAAGCTGGTCTGGTTTGAGAAGCTTCGTCTGGAGGGCGGAAGCAAAGCGATGAATGGAAGGCTTGCACTTGCCGGCCGCGCCGTTTGCGCCACTTTTATCATGAGTGGCAAACCCCTTCCAGCGCAGGCGATCGATCTTGTACGGGAAGAGGCGGTGCGCATCGGCGGAGAATCGGGGCAGGTGGGGATTACCCAATTGAAATCGCTGCTGGTGGCACGTTTTCTGGGAGATTCGAGTGAAGTGGCCAGACATGTGATGCTTTGCATCTGGCGGGCCGTACGCCCCATCACGCTCGGCCGGCCTGCGATCGTGCCGCGCAGCTGGAATACCTGA